The following proteins are encoded in a genomic region of Pyrus communis chromosome 11, drPyrComm1.1, whole genome shotgun sequence:
- the LOC137707722 gene encoding uncharacterized protein — translation MAYQNMMNNYFNPNSVYNEEDFRSHFRMRCHVFEHQHVNPYFRQKLDRSGHSSFSPHQKFTIALQMLAYVSLTDAMGDTYGMSESTCLDNLTEYCYTIVQLYKEEYLHQPNQTDLDRLIRKAEDRGFMAMIGFQNDITVLGHLPLFNNLMEGKSPQLDYYVNGRQYNMRYYLADGIYPRWATLVQAIANPTNDTERWFTLHQEAYQKDVKRAFGILQAQWKIIKETAKGLSQENLNSIMMLCIILHNMIVEDDWDRYIDGEFDDDQEDPNKLRKARAKIHDGPNLPLSARPGNISLNEYMRCHRMTRSCATNKYLQQDLVAHL, via the exons ATGGCGTATCAGAAtatgatgaacaactactttaACCCTAACTCGGTGTACAACGAAGAGGATTTCAGAAGTCACTTCCGAATGAGGTGTCATGTCTTTGAGCACCAACatgtcaatccatactttcgacagAAACTGGACAGATCAGGCCACTCtagtttctcacctcatcaaaAGTTTACTATTGCACTCCAAATGTTGGCATATGTCTCCCTAACTGATGCGATGGGTGATACATatggtatgtctgagtctacatgccttgataatCTTACTGAATACTGTTACACAATTGTTCAGCTTTACAAAGAGGAGTACCTTCATCAACCAAATCAAACAGATCTAGATCGGCTCATTCGCAAAGCTGAAGACCGTGGCTTTATGGccatgatagg ATTCCAAAATGATATTACAGTTCTTGGGCATTTACCCCTCTTCAATAATCTGATGGAAGGTAAAtcacctcaacttgactactacgTCAACGGGCGTCAATACAACATgaggtattacttggcagatggcATCTACCCAAGGTgggcgacacttgtccaagcaattgcAAACCCTACGAATGACACCGAAAGgtggtttaccttacaccaagaggcataccaGAAAGATGTTAAGAGAGCGTTTGGTATTCTACAAGCACAGTGGAAGATTATTAAGGAAACGGCAAAAGGGTTAAGTCAAGAAAATTtgaactccatcatgatgttatgcatcatattacacaacatgattgtggaggatGATTGGGATaggtatattgatggagagtttGATGACGACCAAGAGGATCCAAATAAGTTAAGAAAGGCTCGTGCAAAAATACATGATGGCCCTAATTTGCCTTTGAGTGCAAGACCtggtaatatctctttaaatgagtacatgaggtgCCATAGGATGACACGTTCATGTGctacaaacaagtacctacaacaagatcttgttgcacatctttag
- the LOC137707705 gene encoding F-box/kelch-repeat protein At3g06240-like, with product MSQERGSEAPEDRVVEILSRLPPKSLMRFKCIRKSWCTLINSPRFVAKHLNNSVDNKLSSSMCILLHRSQMPIFPYDSWKREFFWSMINFSIDSDESNLHYDIEDLTNVPLLQWEDHHEVEIHGYCNGIVCVTVGEYFFLCNPATGEFSQLPNSRLLLPLPRGKGKFGLETTVKGLGFGYDCKAKEYKVVRIIENYDCEYSDGEETYIEHTALPHTAEVYTTTANSWKEIKINISSKLLSFCSYPYSCSVYLKGFCYWLSSDDEEYICSFDLGDEIFDRIELPSRRESGFKLDGIFLYNESITYYCTSYEERSRLFEIWVMDNYDGVKISWTKHLTAGPFKGIEFPLTLWKHDELLMIASDGRVTSYNSSTGNLKYLHIPVIIYRNRVIDYAKSIVPVKRVEGKVPFSPI from the coding sequence ATGTCTCAGGAGCGTGGAAGTGAAGCTCCTGAAGATAGGGTGGTCGAAATCCTGTCCAGGTTGCCGCCCAAGTCTCTGATGCGTTTCAAATGCATACGCAAGTCTTGGTGCACCCTCATCAATAGTCCTCGTTTTGTGGCCAAACACCTCAACAATTCCGTGGACAACAAACTATCATCCTCCATGTGTATCCTTCTCCACCGTTCTCAGATGCCCATTTTCCCTTACGACAGTTGGAAACGAGAATTTTTCTGGTCCATGATTAATTTTTCCATTGATAGTGATGAGAGCAACCTTCATTATGATATTGAGGACCTAACTAATGTACCGTTATTGCAATGGGAAGACCATCATGAAGTAGAGATTCACGGTTATTGCAATGGGATTGTCTGTGTAACAGTAggggaatatttttttttgtgcaatcCAGCAACGGGGGAATTCAGTCAACTTCCCAATTCACGCCTTCTTCTACCCCTTCCTAGGGGAAAAGGAAAATTTGGATTGGAAACGACCGTTAAAGGACTGGGATTTGGCTATGATTGTAAAGCTAAAGAATACAAGGTTGTGCGAATTATAGAAAATTATGATTGTGAGTATTCAGATGGTGAAGAAACATATATTGAACATACTGCTCTTCCTCATACGGCTGAGGTATATACAACAACTGCTAACTCTTGGAAAGAGATTAAGATAAATATATCAAGTAAACTATTATCATTTTGTAGCTATCCCTATTCTTGTTCAGTGTACTTGAAAGGATTTTGTTATTGGTTGTCAAGCGATGACGAGGAATACATATGTTCATTTGATTTAGGTGATGAGATATTCGATCGGATAGAACTGCCTTCTAGGAGAGAATCTGGTTTTAAGCTTGACGGTATTTTTCTGTATAATGAATCCATCACTTATTATTGCACTAGTTACGAAGAGCGTTCCAGATTATTTGAAATATGGGTAATGGATAACTATGACGGAGTTAAGATTTCATGGACAAAACACCTAACAGCTGGACCTTTTAAAGGCATTGAGTTTCCATTGACACTTTGGAAACATGACGAGCTTCTTATGATTGCCTCCGATGGAAGAGTCACCTCTTATAATTCTAGCACTGGAAATCTCAAGTATCTTCATATTCCTGTTATTATCTATAGGAATAGGGTTATAGATTATGCGAAAAGTATTGTTCCAGTTAAGCGAGTCGAGGGCAAAGTTCCATTTTCTCCTATTTAA
- the LOC137707884 gene encoding F-box/kelch-repeat protein At3g06240-like, with the protein MSQVCESETPEDKVVEILSKLPPKSLMRFKCIRKSWCTIICSPSFVAKHLSNSMDNKLSSTACILLYRCQVHVFTNTSWKQDVFCSMISLSIDSDNLHYDVENLNIPFPMEDQDNVELHGYCNGIVCLIVGKNVLLCNPATGEFRQLPDSSLLLPLPKGRFGLETIFKGMGFGYDCKAKEYKVVRIIENCDCEYSEDGESYYERILLPHTAEVYTTTTNSWKEIKIDISIETRWYCIPFSGSVYLKGFCYWFAYDNGEYVFSFDLGDEIFHRIELPSRRESDFKFYGIFLYNESVASYCYRHEDDCELFEIWVMDDYDGVQSSWTKLLTVGPLKDIDYPLTLWKCDEILMLGSYGKAASCNSITGNLKYLHIPPIIKWMMNYVKSIVPVK; encoded by the coding sequence ATGTCCCAGGTGTGTGAAAGTGAGACTCCTGAAGATAAAGTGGTCGAAATCCTGTCCAAGTTGCCGCCCAAGTCTCTGATGAGATTCAAATGCATACGCAAGTCTTGGTGCACTATCATCTGTAGTCCAAGTTTTGTGGCCAAACACCTCAGCAATTCCATGGACAACAAACTCTCATCCACCGCTTGTATCCTTCTCTACCGTTGTCAGGTTCATGTTTTCACGAACACGAGTTGGAAACAAGACGTTTTCTGTTCCATGATTAGTCTTTCCATTGATAGTGATAACCTTCATTATGATGTTGAGAACCTAAATATACCGTTTCCAATGGAAGATCAAGACAACGTAGAGCTTCACGGTTATTGCAATGGGATTGTCTGTTTAATAGTAGGGAAAAATGTTCTTTTATGCAATCCTGCAACAGGAGAATTCAGGCAACTTCCCGATTCATCCCTTCTTCTACCCCTTCCCAAGGGAAGATTCGGATTGGAAACGATCTTTAAGGGAATGGGATTTGGTTATGATTGCAAAGCTAAAGAATACAAGGTTGTGCGAATTATAGAAAATTGTGATTGTGAGTATTCGGAAGATGGAGAATCATACTATGAGCGTATTCTTCTTCCTCACACGGCTGAGGTATACACCACGACTACTAACTCTTGGAAAGAGATCAAAATTGATATATCAATTGAAACTCGTTGGTATTGCATTCCCTTTTCTGGTTCAGTGTACTTGAAGGGATTTTGTTATTGGTTTGCATACGATAACGGGGAGTACgtattttcatttgatttaggTGATGAGATATTTCATAGAATAGAATTGCCTTCTAGGAGAGAATCCGATTTCAAGTTTTATGGTATTTTTCTGTATAATGAATCTGTCGCTTCGTATTGCTATCGTCATGAAGATGATTGTGAATTATTTGAAATATGGGTAATGGACGACTATGATGGAGTTCAGAGTTCATGGACAAAATTGCTAACCGTTGGACCCCTTAAAGACATTGATTATCCATTGACACTTTGGAAATGTGACGAGATTCTTATGCTTGGCTCATATGGAAAAGCTGCCTCATGTAATTCTATTACTGGAAATCTCAAGTATCTTCATATTCCTCCTATTATCAAATGGATGATGAATTATGTGAAAAGTATTGTTCCAGTCAAGTGA